Proteins co-encoded in one Gouania willdenowi chromosome 1, fGouWil2.1, whole genome shotgun sequence genomic window:
- the ctnnd1 gene encoding catenin delta-1 isoform X2 — MEPRASAASLLASVREQERQFEMLSRALEEERRSCAGTLPRPFPDVQNGRVLCDADIERLTLNEGYINGTHHYRMEPGQVVQESFTMEEEPQVVGPVISVETSDDGTTLRTETTVVKPTVTRTVIPSISDSLSADGGGSVTGMGGYTPTPMDLVYRQGPGGGAVPMDYPTHTVPRNYHYSPAPGYDEYRGGPPSEAYTSLSRGVRMDDRYRPVHADGYRTLDPNYRAPSRNQLDPYAAQPQVGRLGSAMELSSIPRFIPEPYGLEDDQRSMGSYEPDYGMGHPMTYSTVPRNHHHFPHGPPRRTASYEGTLDGDMSGPADMYYWGGGAPLAQGERGSMASLDSTLRKGPGPGGWRQPELPEVIAMLNYRLDPVKSNAAAYLQHLTYKNDKVKTDVRRMKGIPALVSMLDNPNREVHYAACGALKNISYGKDPDNKIAIKNCDGVPALIRLLRKIRDQDLTDIITGTLWNLSSHDSVKMEIVDHALHALSDEVIVPHSGWERGSNGAGGGEENCKPRHLEWETALTNTAGCLRNVSSERSEARRKLRECTGLVDSLMYIVQSQIDLKDVDNKLIENSVCLLRNLSYHVHREIPNFERYQEAVPINQGPAPSSQKGGCFSSRKGKGKKDEDAAADVIDIPKRTTPAKGYELLFQPEVVRVYTSLLKESKNPTVLEASAGAVQNLCAGRWTYGRYIRALLRQEKGLPMMTELLAHGNDRVVRAMSGALRNLAIDARNRDLLGKHAVPHLVADLPGGGQSQPVRALSEETVVSVLSTLHEVLGSSLEAAKTLRASQGIERLVLINKDGNRSEREVRGAGLVLQTVWGYKELRRTLEKDGWKKTDFMVNLNPPISNNRTNGGYEDSTLPLIDKGGQNDREMIPMNDLGPDAYSTLEQSGRKNTVDKTLEPSDKEAAQGGFRRQPSLPLLDSYDENLIVCVSGRQAPPTYCPC; from the exons AACGGCCGCGTTCTTTGTGATGCAGACATAGAGAGGCTGACACTGAACGAGGGTTACATCAACGGGACGCATCAC TACAGGATGGAGCCTGGTCAGGTGGTTCAGGAGTCCTTCACGATGGAGGAGGAGCCTCAGGTCGTGGGGCCAGTAATCTCCGTGGAAACCAGCGATGACGGGACCACACTACGCACAGAAACCACG GTGGTGAAGCCGACAGTGACCCGTACGGTCATCCCCTCCATCTCAGACTCTCTGTCTGCGGACGGTGGGGGTTCTGTGACCGGAATGGGGGGCTACACGCCCACACCCATGGATCTGGTCTACAGGCAGGGCCCTGGTGGAGGGGCGGTTCCCATGGATTACCCCACCCACACCGTGCCCCGCAACTACCACTACAGCCCCGCCCCCGGCTATGATGAGTACCGAGGCGGCCCTCCATCGGAGGCTTACACCAGCCTGAGCAGGGGGGTGCGCATGGACGACCGCTACAG ACCAGTTCATGCAGATGGATACAGAACGCTGGATCCAAACTACAGAGCTCCCAGCAGGAATCAGTTGGACCCGTATGCTGCTCAGCCACAg GTTGGACGATTGGGGAGTGCCATGGAGCTGTCGTCTATTCCCAGGTTCATCCCTGAGCCGTACGGCCTGGAGGACGACCAGCGCAGCATGGGCTCCTACGAACCTGACTACGGCATGGGACACCCGATGACCTACAGCACCGTCCCACGAAACCACCATCACTTTCCTCACGGACCGCCACGCAGAACAGC GAGCTACGAGGGCACACTGGACGGAGACATGAGCGGCCCCGCTGACATGTACTACTGGGGGGGCGGGGCTCCTCTGGCTCAGGGCGAGCGTGGCAGCATGGCGTCGTTGGACAGCACCCTGAGGAAAGGGCCAGGACCCGGCGGCTGGCGTCAGCCTGAGCTGCCCGAGGTCATCGCCATGCTCAACTACAGGTTGGACCCAGTGAAGAGCAACGCCGCCGCGTACCTGCAGCACCTCACCTACAAGAACGACAAG GTGAAGACTGATGTGCGTCGTATGAAAGGGATCCCAGCCCTGGTTTCTATGTTGGACAATCCAAACAGAGAG GTTCACTACGCAGCCTGTGGAGCCCTGAAGAACATCTCATACGGCAAAGATCCAGACAACAAGATTGCCATCAAGAACTGTGACGGCGTTCCGGCGTTGATCCGACTGCTGAGAAAGATCAGAGACCAGGACCTGACGGACATCATCACAG GCACACTCTGGAACTTGTCGTCTCACGACTCTGTGAAAATGGAAATCGTGGATCACGCTCTGCACGCTCTCTCTGACGAGGTGATAGTTCCTCACTCGGGCTGGGAACGAGGGAGCAACGGAGCCGGAGGCGGAGAGGAAAACTGCAAACCCCGACACCTGGAGTGGGAGACGGCTCTGACCAACACGGCCGGATGTCTACG AAACGTGAGTTCAGAACGAAGCGAGGCCAGGAGGAAGCTGAGGGAGTGCACAGGATTGGTCGACTCACTCATGTACATTGTGCAGTCGCAGATCGACCTCAAAGATGTGGACAACAAG CTAATAGAGAACAGCGTTTGCCTGCTGAGGAACTTGTCATATCACGTGCATCGTGAAATCCCAAACTTCGAACGCTACCAGGAGGCCGTGCCCATCAATcaaggccccgccccctccagCCAGAAGGGCGGCTGCTTCAGCTCCCGTAAAGGCAAAG GAAAGAAAGACGAGGACGCTGCGGCGGATGTGATCGACATCCCTAAGAGGACCACGCCTGCTAAAG GCTATGAGCTGCTCTTCCAGCCCGAGGTGGTCCGAGTCTACACGTCTCTGCTGAAGGAGTCCAAAAACCCGACCGTCCTCGAAGCCTCAGCCGGAGCCGTGCAGAACCTGTGCGCCGGACGCTGGACC tatgGTCGATACATCCGAGCCTTACTGCGTCAGGAAAAGGGTTTACCGATGATGACTGAGCTGCTCGCACACGGTAACGACCGCGTGGTCCGAGCCATGTCCGGAGCGCTGCGAAACCTGGCCATCGACGCACGCAACCGCGACCTACTAG GGAAACATGCGGTGCCTCATCTGGTGGCCGACCTTCCTGGTGGTGGTCAGAGTCAGCCGGTGCGAGCGCTATCGGAGGAGACGGTGGTGTCTGTGCTGAGCACGCTACACGAGGTGCTCGGCTCCAGTTTGGAAGCCGCCAAGACGCTCCGGGCCTCGCAAGGAATCGAGAGACTAGTGCTCATCAACAAAGACGG GAACCGCTCTGAGCGGGAGGTGCGTGGTGCCGGCCTGGTGCTGCAGACGGTGTGGGGCTACAAGGAGCTGAGACGCACTTTGGAGAAGGACGGCTGGAAGAAGACGGACTTCATGGTGAACCTTAACCCTCCAATCAGCAACAACCGCACCAACGGAGGCTACGAGGACAGCACGCTGCCACTCATAGACaaag gtggacaaaatgacagagaaatgatTCCCATGAATGATTTGGGACCAG ATGCTTACTCCACACTGGAGCAAAGTGGGAGGAAGAACACTGTGGATAAAACACTGGAGCCTTCTGACAAAGAAGCTGCTCAg GGCGGCTTCAGAAGACAGCCCTCTTTGCCTCTGCTGGACTCTTACGATG
- the ctnnd1 gene encoding catenin delta-1 isoform X1 translates to MEPRASAASLLASVREQERQFEMLSRALEEERRSCAGTLPRPFPDVQNGRVLCDADIERLTLNEGYINGTHHYRMEPGQVVQESFTMEEEPQVVGPVISVETSDDGTTLRTETTVVKPTVTRTVIPSISDSLSADGGGSVTGMGGYTPTPMDLVYRQGPGGGAVPMDYPTHTVPRNYHYSPAPGYDEYRGGPPSEAYTSLSRGVRMDDRYRPVHADGYRTLDPNYRAPSRNQLDPYAAQPQVGRLGSAMELSSIPRFIPEPYGLEDDQRSMGSYEPDYGMGHPMTYSTVPRNHHHFPHGPPRRTASYEGTLDGDMSGPADMYYWGGGAPLAQGERGSMASLDSTLRKGPGPGGWRQPELPEVIAMLNYRLDPVKSNAAAYLQHLTYKNDKVKTDVRRMKGIPALVSMLDNPNREVHYAACGALKNISYGKDPDNKIAIKNCDGVPALIRLLRKIRDQDLTDIITGTLWNLSSHDSVKMEIVDHALHALSDEVIVPHSGWERGSNGAGGGEENCKPRHLEWETALTNTAGCLRNVSSERSEARRKLRECTGLVDSLMYIVQSQIDLKDVDNKLIENSVCLLRNLSYHVHREIPNFERYQEAVPINQGPAPSSQKGGCFSSRKGKDEWFAKGKKDEDAAADVIDIPKRTTPAKGYELLFQPEVVRVYTSLLKESKNPTVLEASAGAVQNLCAGRWTYGRYIRALLRQEKGLPMMTELLAHGNDRVVRAMSGALRNLAIDARNRDLLGKHAVPHLVADLPGGGQSQPVRALSEETVVSVLSTLHEVLGSSLEAAKTLRASQGIERLVLINKDGNRSEREVRGAGLVLQTVWGYKELRRTLEKDGWKKTDFMVNLNPPISNNRTNGGYEDSTLPLIDKGGQNDREMIPMNDLGPDAYSTLEQSGRKNTVDKTLEPSDKEAAQGGFRRQPSLPLLDSYDENLIVCVSGRQAPPTYCPC, encoded by the exons AACGGCCGCGTTCTTTGTGATGCAGACATAGAGAGGCTGACACTGAACGAGGGTTACATCAACGGGACGCATCAC TACAGGATGGAGCCTGGTCAGGTGGTTCAGGAGTCCTTCACGATGGAGGAGGAGCCTCAGGTCGTGGGGCCAGTAATCTCCGTGGAAACCAGCGATGACGGGACCACACTACGCACAGAAACCACG GTGGTGAAGCCGACAGTGACCCGTACGGTCATCCCCTCCATCTCAGACTCTCTGTCTGCGGACGGTGGGGGTTCTGTGACCGGAATGGGGGGCTACACGCCCACACCCATGGATCTGGTCTACAGGCAGGGCCCTGGTGGAGGGGCGGTTCCCATGGATTACCCCACCCACACCGTGCCCCGCAACTACCACTACAGCCCCGCCCCCGGCTATGATGAGTACCGAGGCGGCCCTCCATCGGAGGCTTACACCAGCCTGAGCAGGGGGGTGCGCATGGACGACCGCTACAG ACCAGTTCATGCAGATGGATACAGAACGCTGGATCCAAACTACAGAGCTCCCAGCAGGAATCAGTTGGACCCGTATGCTGCTCAGCCACAg GTTGGACGATTGGGGAGTGCCATGGAGCTGTCGTCTATTCCCAGGTTCATCCCTGAGCCGTACGGCCTGGAGGACGACCAGCGCAGCATGGGCTCCTACGAACCTGACTACGGCATGGGACACCCGATGACCTACAGCACCGTCCCACGAAACCACCATCACTTTCCTCACGGACCGCCACGCAGAACAGC GAGCTACGAGGGCACACTGGACGGAGACATGAGCGGCCCCGCTGACATGTACTACTGGGGGGGCGGGGCTCCTCTGGCTCAGGGCGAGCGTGGCAGCATGGCGTCGTTGGACAGCACCCTGAGGAAAGGGCCAGGACCCGGCGGCTGGCGTCAGCCTGAGCTGCCCGAGGTCATCGCCATGCTCAACTACAGGTTGGACCCAGTGAAGAGCAACGCCGCCGCGTACCTGCAGCACCTCACCTACAAGAACGACAAG GTGAAGACTGATGTGCGTCGTATGAAAGGGATCCCAGCCCTGGTTTCTATGTTGGACAATCCAAACAGAGAG GTTCACTACGCAGCCTGTGGAGCCCTGAAGAACATCTCATACGGCAAAGATCCAGACAACAAGATTGCCATCAAGAACTGTGACGGCGTTCCGGCGTTGATCCGACTGCTGAGAAAGATCAGAGACCAGGACCTGACGGACATCATCACAG GCACACTCTGGAACTTGTCGTCTCACGACTCTGTGAAAATGGAAATCGTGGATCACGCTCTGCACGCTCTCTCTGACGAGGTGATAGTTCCTCACTCGGGCTGGGAACGAGGGAGCAACGGAGCCGGAGGCGGAGAGGAAAACTGCAAACCCCGACACCTGGAGTGGGAGACGGCTCTGACCAACACGGCCGGATGTCTACG AAACGTGAGTTCAGAACGAAGCGAGGCCAGGAGGAAGCTGAGGGAGTGCACAGGATTGGTCGACTCACTCATGTACATTGTGCAGTCGCAGATCGACCTCAAAGATGTGGACAACAAG CTAATAGAGAACAGCGTTTGCCTGCTGAGGAACTTGTCATATCACGTGCATCGTGAAATCCCAAACTTCGAACGCTACCAGGAGGCCGTGCCCATCAATcaaggccccgccccctccagCCAGAAGGGCGGCTGCTTCAGCTCCCGTAAAGGCAAAG ATGAGTGGTTTGCTAAAG GAAAGAAAGACGAGGACGCTGCGGCGGATGTGATCGACATCCCTAAGAGGACCACGCCTGCTAAAG GCTATGAGCTGCTCTTCCAGCCCGAGGTGGTCCGAGTCTACACGTCTCTGCTGAAGGAGTCCAAAAACCCGACCGTCCTCGAAGCCTCAGCCGGAGCCGTGCAGAACCTGTGCGCCGGACGCTGGACC tatgGTCGATACATCCGAGCCTTACTGCGTCAGGAAAAGGGTTTACCGATGATGACTGAGCTGCTCGCACACGGTAACGACCGCGTGGTCCGAGCCATGTCCGGAGCGCTGCGAAACCTGGCCATCGACGCACGCAACCGCGACCTACTAG GGAAACATGCGGTGCCTCATCTGGTGGCCGACCTTCCTGGTGGTGGTCAGAGTCAGCCGGTGCGAGCGCTATCGGAGGAGACGGTGGTGTCTGTGCTGAGCACGCTACACGAGGTGCTCGGCTCCAGTTTGGAAGCCGCCAAGACGCTCCGGGCCTCGCAAGGAATCGAGAGACTAGTGCTCATCAACAAAGACGG GAACCGCTCTGAGCGGGAGGTGCGTGGTGCCGGCCTGGTGCTGCAGACGGTGTGGGGCTACAAGGAGCTGAGACGCACTTTGGAGAAGGACGGCTGGAAGAAGACGGACTTCATGGTGAACCTTAACCCTCCAATCAGCAACAACCGCACCAACGGAGGCTACGAGGACAGCACGCTGCCACTCATAGACaaag gtggacaaaatgacagagaaatgatTCCCATGAATGATTTGGGACCAG ATGCTTACTCCACACTGGAGCAAAGTGGGAGGAAGAACACTGTGGATAAAACACTGGAGCCTTCTGACAAAGAAGCTGCTCAg GGCGGCTTCAGAAGACAGCCCTCTTTGCCTCTGCTGGACTCTTACGATG
- the ctnnd1 gene encoding catenin delta-1 isoform X3, translating into MEPRASAASLLASVREQERQFEMLSRALEEERRSCAGTLPRPFPDVQNGRVLCDADIERLTLNEGYINGTHHYRMEPGQVVQESFTMEEEPQVVGPVISVETSDDGTTLRTETTVVKPTVTRTVIPSISDSLSADGGGSVTGMGGYTPTPMDLVYRQGPGGGAVPMDYPTHTVPRNYHYSPAPGYDEYRGGPPSEAYTSLSRGVRMDDRYRPVHADGYRTLDPNYRAPSRNQLDPYAAQPQVGRLGSAMELSSIPRFIPEPYGLEDDQRSMGSYEPDYGMGHPMTYSTVPRNHHHFPHGPPRRTASYEGTLDGDMSGPADMYYWGGGAPLAQGERGSMASLDSTLRKGPGPGGWRQPELPEVIAMLNYRLDPVKSNAAAYLQHLTYKNDKVKTDVRRMKGIPALVSMLDNPNREVHYAACGALKNISYGKDPDNKIAIKNCDGVPALIRLLRKIRDQDLTDIITGTLWNLSSHDSVKMEIVDHALHALSDEVIVPHSGWERGSNGAGGGEENCKPRHLEWETALTNTAGCLRNVSSERSEARRKLRECTGLVDSLMYIVQSQIDLKDVDNKLIENSVCLLRNLSYHVHREIPNFERYQEAVPINQGPAPSSQKGGCFSSRKGKDEWFAKGKKDEDAAADVIDIPKRTTPAKGYELLFQPEVVRVYTSLLKESKNPTVLEASAGAVQNLCAGRWTYGRYIRALLRQEKGLPMMTELLAHGNDRVVRAMSGALRNLAIDARNRDLLGKHAVPHLVADLPGGGQSQPVRALSEETVVSVLSTLHEVLGSSLEAAKTLRASQGIERLVLINKDGNRSEREVRGAGLVLQTVWGYKELRRTLEKDGWKKTDFMVNLNPPISNNRTNGGYEDSTLPLIDKGGQNDREMIPMNDLGPDAYSTLEQSGRKNTVDKTLEPSDKEAAQGGFRRQPSLPLLDSYDG; encoded by the exons AACGGCCGCGTTCTTTGTGATGCAGACATAGAGAGGCTGACACTGAACGAGGGTTACATCAACGGGACGCATCAC TACAGGATGGAGCCTGGTCAGGTGGTTCAGGAGTCCTTCACGATGGAGGAGGAGCCTCAGGTCGTGGGGCCAGTAATCTCCGTGGAAACCAGCGATGACGGGACCACACTACGCACAGAAACCACG GTGGTGAAGCCGACAGTGACCCGTACGGTCATCCCCTCCATCTCAGACTCTCTGTCTGCGGACGGTGGGGGTTCTGTGACCGGAATGGGGGGCTACACGCCCACACCCATGGATCTGGTCTACAGGCAGGGCCCTGGTGGAGGGGCGGTTCCCATGGATTACCCCACCCACACCGTGCCCCGCAACTACCACTACAGCCCCGCCCCCGGCTATGATGAGTACCGAGGCGGCCCTCCATCGGAGGCTTACACCAGCCTGAGCAGGGGGGTGCGCATGGACGACCGCTACAG ACCAGTTCATGCAGATGGATACAGAACGCTGGATCCAAACTACAGAGCTCCCAGCAGGAATCAGTTGGACCCGTATGCTGCTCAGCCACAg GTTGGACGATTGGGGAGTGCCATGGAGCTGTCGTCTATTCCCAGGTTCATCCCTGAGCCGTACGGCCTGGAGGACGACCAGCGCAGCATGGGCTCCTACGAACCTGACTACGGCATGGGACACCCGATGACCTACAGCACCGTCCCACGAAACCACCATCACTTTCCTCACGGACCGCCACGCAGAACAGC GAGCTACGAGGGCACACTGGACGGAGACATGAGCGGCCCCGCTGACATGTACTACTGGGGGGGCGGGGCTCCTCTGGCTCAGGGCGAGCGTGGCAGCATGGCGTCGTTGGACAGCACCCTGAGGAAAGGGCCAGGACCCGGCGGCTGGCGTCAGCCTGAGCTGCCCGAGGTCATCGCCATGCTCAACTACAGGTTGGACCCAGTGAAGAGCAACGCCGCCGCGTACCTGCAGCACCTCACCTACAAGAACGACAAG GTGAAGACTGATGTGCGTCGTATGAAAGGGATCCCAGCCCTGGTTTCTATGTTGGACAATCCAAACAGAGAG GTTCACTACGCAGCCTGTGGAGCCCTGAAGAACATCTCATACGGCAAAGATCCAGACAACAAGATTGCCATCAAGAACTGTGACGGCGTTCCGGCGTTGATCCGACTGCTGAGAAAGATCAGAGACCAGGACCTGACGGACATCATCACAG GCACACTCTGGAACTTGTCGTCTCACGACTCTGTGAAAATGGAAATCGTGGATCACGCTCTGCACGCTCTCTCTGACGAGGTGATAGTTCCTCACTCGGGCTGGGAACGAGGGAGCAACGGAGCCGGAGGCGGAGAGGAAAACTGCAAACCCCGACACCTGGAGTGGGAGACGGCTCTGACCAACACGGCCGGATGTCTACG AAACGTGAGTTCAGAACGAAGCGAGGCCAGGAGGAAGCTGAGGGAGTGCACAGGATTGGTCGACTCACTCATGTACATTGTGCAGTCGCAGATCGACCTCAAAGATGTGGACAACAAG CTAATAGAGAACAGCGTTTGCCTGCTGAGGAACTTGTCATATCACGTGCATCGTGAAATCCCAAACTTCGAACGCTACCAGGAGGCCGTGCCCATCAATcaaggccccgccccctccagCCAGAAGGGCGGCTGCTTCAGCTCCCGTAAAGGCAAAG ATGAGTGGTTTGCTAAAG GAAAGAAAGACGAGGACGCTGCGGCGGATGTGATCGACATCCCTAAGAGGACCACGCCTGCTAAAG GCTATGAGCTGCTCTTCCAGCCCGAGGTGGTCCGAGTCTACACGTCTCTGCTGAAGGAGTCCAAAAACCCGACCGTCCTCGAAGCCTCAGCCGGAGCCGTGCAGAACCTGTGCGCCGGACGCTGGACC tatgGTCGATACATCCGAGCCTTACTGCGTCAGGAAAAGGGTTTACCGATGATGACTGAGCTGCTCGCACACGGTAACGACCGCGTGGTCCGAGCCATGTCCGGAGCGCTGCGAAACCTGGCCATCGACGCACGCAACCGCGACCTACTAG GGAAACATGCGGTGCCTCATCTGGTGGCCGACCTTCCTGGTGGTGGTCAGAGTCAGCCGGTGCGAGCGCTATCGGAGGAGACGGTGGTGTCTGTGCTGAGCACGCTACACGAGGTGCTCGGCTCCAGTTTGGAAGCCGCCAAGACGCTCCGGGCCTCGCAAGGAATCGAGAGACTAGTGCTCATCAACAAAGACGG GAACCGCTCTGAGCGGGAGGTGCGTGGTGCCGGCCTGGTGCTGCAGACGGTGTGGGGCTACAAGGAGCTGAGACGCACTTTGGAGAAGGACGGCTGGAAGAAGACGGACTTCATGGTGAACCTTAACCCTCCAATCAGCAACAACCGCACCAACGGAGGCTACGAGGACAGCACGCTGCCACTCATAGACaaag gtggacaaaatgacagagaaatgatTCCCATGAATGATTTGGGACCAG ATGCTTACTCCACACTGGAGCAAAGTGGGAGGAAGAACACTGTGGATAAAACACTGGAGCCTTCTGACAAAGAAGCTGCTCAg GGCGGCTTCAGAAGACAGCCCTCTTTGCCTCTGCTGGACTCTTACGATGGTTAG
- the ctnnd1 gene encoding catenin delta-1 isoform X4: protein MEPRASAASLLASVREQERQFEMLSRALEEERRSCAGTLPRPFPDVQNGRVLCDADIERLTLNEGYINGTHHYRMEPGQVVQESFTMEEEPQVVGPVISVETSDDGTTLRTETTVVKPTVTRTVIPSISDSLSADGGGSVTGMGGYTPTPMDLVYRQGPGGGAVPMDYPTHTVPRNYHYSPAPGYDEYRGGPPSEAYTSLSRGVRMDDRYRPVHADGYRTLDPNYRAPSRNQLDPYAAQPQVGRLGSAMELSSIPRFIPEPYGLEDDQRSMGSYEPDYGMGHPMTYSTVPRNHHHFPHGPPRRTASYEGTLDGDMSGPADMYYWGGGAPLAQGERGSMASLDSTLRKGPGPGGWRQPELPEVIAMLNYRLDPVKSNAAAYLQHLTYKNDKVKTDVRRMKGIPALVSMLDNPNREVHYAACGALKNISYGKDPDNKIAIKNCDGVPALIRLLRKIRDQDLTDIITGTLWNLSSHDSVKMEIVDHALHALSDEVIVPHSGWERGSNGAGGGEENCKPRHLEWETALTNTAGCLRNVSSERSEARRKLRECTGLVDSLMYIVQSQIDLKDVDNKLIENSVCLLRNLSYHVHREIPNFERYQEAVPINQGPAPSSQKGGCFSSRKGKDEWFAKGKKDEDAAADVIDIPKRTTPAKGYELLFQPEVVRVYTSLLKESKNPTVLEASAGAVQNLCAGRWTYGRYIRALLRQEKGLPMMTELLAHGNDRVVRAMSGALRNLAIDARNRDLLGKHAVPHLVADLPGGGQSQPVRALSEETVVSVLSTLHEVLGSSLEAAKTLRASQGIERLVLINKDGNRSEREVRGAGLVLQTVWGYKELRRTLEKDGWKKTDFMVNLNPPISNNRTNGGYEDSTLPLIDKGGQNDREMIPMNDLGPDAYSTLEQSGRKNTVDKTLEPSDKEAAQKI from the exons AACGGCCGCGTTCTTTGTGATGCAGACATAGAGAGGCTGACACTGAACGAGGGTTACATCAACGGGACGCATCAC TACAGGATGGAGCCTGGTCAGGTGGTTCAGGAGTCCTTCACGATGGAGGAGGAGCCTCAGGTCGTGGGGCCAGTAATCTCCGTGGAAACCAGCGATGACGGGACCACACTACGCACAGAAACCACG GTGGTGAAGCCGACAGTGACCCGTACGGTCATCCCCTCCATCTCAGACTCTCTGTCTGCGGACGGTGGGGGTTCTGTGACCGGAATGGGGGGCTACACGCCCACACCCATGGATCTGGTCTACAGGCAGGGCCCTGGTGGAGGGGCGGTTCCCATGGATTACCCCACCCACACCGTGCCCCGCAACTACCACTACAGCCCCGCCCCCGGCTATGATGAGTACCGAGGCGGCCCTCCATCGGAGGCTTACACCAGCCTGAGCAGGGGGGTGCGCATGGACGACCGCTACAG ACCAGTTCATGCAGATGGATACAGAACGCTGGATCCAAACTACAGAGCTCCCAGCAGGAATCAGTTGGACCCGTATGCTGCTCAGCCACAg GTTGGACGATTGGGGAGTGCCATGGAGCTGTCGTCTATTCCCAGGTTCATCCCTGAGCCGTACGGCCTGGAGGACGACCAGCGCAGCATGGGCTCCTACGAACCTGACTACGGCATGGGACACCCGATGACCTACAGCACCGTCCCACGAAACCACCATCACTTTCCTCACGGACCGCCACGCAGAACAGC GAGCTACGAGGGCACACTGGACGGAGACATGAGCGGCCCCGCTGACATGTACTACTGGGGGGGCGGGGCTCCTCTGGCTCAGGGCGAGCGTGGCAGCATGGCGTCGTTGGACAGCACCCTGAGGAAAGGGCCAGGACCCGGCGGCTGGCGTCAGCCTGAGCTGCCCGAGGTCATCGCCATGCTCAACTACAGGTTGGACCCAGTGAAGAGCAACGCCGCCGCGTACCTGCAGCACCTCACCTACAAGAACGACAAG GTGAAGACTGATGTGCGTCGTATGAAAGGGATCCCAGCCCTGGTTTCTATGTTGGACAATCCAAACAGAGAG GTTCACTACGCAGCCTGTGGAGCCCTGAAGAACATCTCATACGGCAAAGATCCAGACAACAAGATTGCCATCAAGAACTGTGACGGCGTTCCGGCGTTGATCCGACTGCTGAGAAAGATCAGAGACCAGGACCTGACGGACATCATCACAG GCACACTCTGGAACTTGTCGTCTCACGACTCTGTGAAAATGGAAATCGTGGATCACGCTCTGCACGCTCTCTCTGACGAGGTGATAGTTCCTCACTCGGGCTGGGAACGAGGGAGCAACGGAGCCGGAGGCGGAGAGGAAAACTGCAAACCCCGACACCTGGAGTGGGAGACGGCTCTGACCAACACGGCCGGATGTCTACG AAACGTGAGTTCAGAACGAAGCGAGGCCAGGAGGAAGCTGAGGGAGTGCACAGGATTGGTCGACTCACTCATGTACATTGTGCAGTCGCAGATCGACCTCAAAGATGTGGACAACAAG CTAATAGAGAACAGCGTTTGCCTGCTGAGGAACTTGTCATATCACGTGCATCGTGAAATCCCAAACTTCGAACGCTACCAGGAGGCCGTGCCCATCAATcaaggccccgccccctccagCCAGAAGGGCGGCTGCTTCAGCTCCCGTAAAGGCAAAG ATGAGTGGTTTGCTAAAG GAAAGAAAGACGAGGACGCTGCGGCGGATGTGATCGACATCCCTAAGAGGACCACGCCTGCTAAAG GCTATGAGCTGCTCTTCCAGCCCGAGGTGGTCCGAGTCTACACGTCTCTGCTGAAGGAGTCCAAAAACCCGACCGTCCTCGAAGCCTCAGCCGGAGCCGTGCAGAACCTGTGCGCCGGACGCTGGACC tatgGTCGATACATCCGAGCCTTACTGCGTCAGGAAAAGGGTTTACCGATGATGACTGAGCTGCTCGCACACGGTAACGACCGCGTGGTCCGAGCCATGTCCGGAGCGCTGCGAAACCTGGCCATCGACGCACGCAACCGCGACCTACTAG GGAAACATGCGGTGCCTCATCTGGTGGCCGACCTTCCTGGTGGTGGTCAGAGTCAGCCGGTGCGAGCGCTATCGGAGGAGACGGTGGTGTCTGTGCTGAGCACGCTACACGAGGTGCTCGGCTCCAGTTTGGAAGCCGCCAAGACGCTCCGGGCCTCGCAAGGAATCGAGAGACTAGTGCTCATCAACAAAGACGG GAACCGCTCTGAGCGGGAGGTGCGTGGTGCCGGCCTGGTGCTGCAGACGGTGTGGGGCTACAAGGAGCTGAGACGCACTTTGGAGAAGGACGGCTGGAAGAAGACGGACTTCATGGTGAACCTTAACCCTCCAATCAGCAACAACCGCACCAACGGAGGCTACGAGGACAGCACGCTGCCACTCATAGACaaag gtggacaaaatgacagagaaatgatTCCCATGAATGATTTGGGACCAG ATGCTTACTCCACACTGGAGCAAAGTGGGAGGAAGAACACTGTGGATAAAACACTGGAGCCTTCTGACAAAGAAGCTGCTCAg